From the genome of Thermococcus chitonophagus, one region includes:
- a CDS encoding Lrp/AsnC family transcriptional regulator gives MSKLSEKDWCIIELLKKNGRISDAEIARKLGMSKSAVRWRRTNLIRRGYIFISAYLRFDKVGYSYAIVLIKLNPAAKEEEIVRFMRKLMECKRTFEVYKTLGDYDLIVGFFGDNLEELTKEIESVLRGESTVKEYKVLVGVKTLKGLEVSFYDALAGK, from the coding sequence ATGTCAAAGTTATCGGAAAAAGATTGGTGCATAATTGAATTATTAAAGAAAAATGGGAGAATAAGCGACGCGGAGATAGCAAGAAAATTAGGAATGTCAAAATCCGCAGTAAGATGGAGGCGTACAAACCTTATAAGGAGAGGATATATCTTCATATCTGCGTACCTAAGATTCGATAAAGTTGGTTACTCCTACGCAATCGTTTTAATAAAACTAAACCCTGCCGCAAAGGAAGAGGAGATAGTTAGATTTATGAGGAAACTTATGGAATGCAAAAGAACATTTGAAGTATACAAGACTCTCGGAGACTATGATCTTATAGTAGGATTCTTTGGAGATAACCTTGAGGAACTTACCAAGGAAATCGAGAGTGTTTTAAGAGGAGAAAGCACAGTAAAAGAATATAAAGTTCTAGTCGGTGTTAAGACCCTCAAAGGTCTTGAGGTATCTTTTTACGACGCTTTAGCAGGCAAATAG